Proteins encoded together in one Gadus chalcogrammus isolate NIFS_2021 chromosome 18, NIFS_Gcha_1.0, whole genome shotgun sequence window:
- the zgc:112496 gene encoding uncharacterized protein zgc:112496 isoform X2 — MEWKLTRGSFRPRLQQLLASNAAAAVELCSRTAFSLLPDVRAAIAELSALKAVGPATASAVLAAGCPEHAAFMSDEGVGSVPGLTPIQYTARHYHRYLDRLLERTAQLNQADPERDWTPHRAERCLWAWAVAGRLQLPLLEEQGGGGERRSLEADERPTKKRRTD, encoded by the exons ATGGAATGGAAGCTGACT AGGGGGTCCTTCCGGCCgcggctgcagcagctgctggcgtccaacgcggcggcggcggtggagctCTGCTCCCGAACggccttctccctcctccccgacGTCCGCGCCGCCATCGCAGAGCTCAGTGCCCTGAAGGCCGTCGGCCCGGCAACCGCCTCCG cggTGCTGGCGGCCGGGTGCCCGGAGCACGCCGCCTTCATGTCCGACGAGGGGGTGGGGAGCGTGCCCGGACTCACCCCCATCCAGTACACCGCCCGGCACTACCACCGCTACCTGGACCGCCTGCTGGAGCGCACCGCCCAGCTCAACCAGG cggACCCCGAGCGAGACTGGACCCCCCATCGGGCGGAGCGCTGCCTGTGGGCGTGGGCGGTGGCCGGGCGGCTgcagctccccctgctggaggaacaggggggaggcggggagaGGCGGAGCCTGGAGGCCGACGAGAGACCAAcgaagaagaggaggaccgACTAA